A DNA window from Candidatus Sulfidibacterium hydrothermale contains the following coding sequences:
- the buk gene encoding butyrate kinase: MNEAIRILAINPGSTSTKIAVYTGTNPVFIQTLRHTTEELAPFKVITDQFEFRKNLILKELKNADIRLDLIRVVMGRGGLLRPVKSGVFEVNDIMLDDLRSCRYGEHASNLGGLIAYDIARSLPHAKAYITNPVVVDELDDVARISGHPLLPRRSIFHALNQKAVARQHAKSIMRKYEELNLIVVHLGGGITVGAHKKGQVVDVNQGLDGDGPFSPERSGTLPVGDLARLCFSGKYTLKQVEKMIKGEGGLVAYLGTNSAYEVGQRTAAGDEKAKLIYDAMAYQVAKEVGAMGAVLKYEIDGILITGGIAHDKYFVNQIISYVHRLAPVHVYPGEDEMKALAMNGLRVIKGEVKPKTYPED, encoded by the coding sequence ATGAACGAAGCCATCAGGATATTGGCCATTAATCCCGGTTCTACCTCCACCAAAATAGCGGTGTACACAGGTACGAATCCTGTTTTTATCCAAACGCTTCGGCATACAACCGAAGAGCTGGCTCCGTTCAAAGTGATTACTGACCAGTTTGAGTTTCGGAAAAATCTTATTCTTAAAGAATTAAAAAATGCCGATATCCGGCTGGATCTGATCCGGGTGGTAATGGGCCGCGGTGGCCTGCTCCGGCCAGTTAAATCCGGAGTTTTTGAAGTTAACGACATTATGCTCGACGATTTGCGCAGTTGTCGTTATGGAGAACACGCCAGTAATCTGGGTGGATTAATTGCTTACGATATTGCCCGGTCGTTACCCCATGCCAAAGCTTATATCACTAATCCGGTTGTAGTTGATGAATTAGACGATGTAGCACGTATTTCAGGACATCCATTGTTGCCACGTCGTTCCATTTTTCATGCTTTGAATCAAAAAGCCGTTGCCCGCCAGCATGCAAAATCCATTATGCGCAAGTACGAAGAGCTGAACCTGATTGTAGTTCATCTTGGCGGAGGCATCACGGTAGGCGCTCATAAAAAAGGCCAGGTTGTAGATGTAAATCAGGGACTTGACGGGGACGGACCATTTTCACCCGAACGTTCAGGAACATTACCTGTAGGTGACCTTGCCCGGCTGTGTTTTAGCGGAAAATACACCCTGAAACAAGTAGAAAAAATGATTAAAGGCGAAGGCGGATTGGTCGCTTACCTCGGCACGAACAGTGCCTACGAAGTTGGACAACGAACAGCGGCAGGAGACGAAAAAGCCAAACTAATTTACGATGCTATGGCTTACCAGGTAGCCAAAGAAGTAGGTGCCATGGGCGCTGTCCTGAAATATGAAATTGACGGCATTCTGATTACCGGCGGCATTGCTCATGACAAATACTTCGTAAATCAAATTATTTCGTATGTGCACCGGCTGGCTCCCGTACATGTGTATCCCGGAGAAGACGAAATGAAAGCACTGGCCATGAACGGTTTGCGCGTTATAAAAGGGGAAGTAAAGCCCAAAACCTACCCCGAAGACTGA
- a CDS encoding bifunctional enoyl-CoA hydratase/phosphate acetyltransferase: protein MIKKLDELFPALQAKNKKRLVAAFANDAHTIKAISQAVDMGIIEATLVGDKEIITTVCQKENIDSHKFQIVNQPEEIEAARWAVRIINEGHGDMLMKGLVSTDKYMRAILDKENGLMTPGAILSHVTVMENPSYHKLLIIGDVAIIPLPELKEKIAITQYLIQTAHALGIQQPKVAVLAATEQVMPKMPACVDAALISKMADRGQIKGALVEGPLALDVAIDKESAEIKKINSPVAGDADCLVFPNIESGNVFYKANTKLAHGEQGAIVVGARVPAVLSSRGDSIKTKLYSIALAAITAK from the coding sequence ATGATTAAAAAATTAGATGAATTATTCCCTGCTTTGCAGGCCAAAAACAAAAAGAGACTGGTAGCCGCTTTTGCCAACGATGCACACACCATTAAAGCAATAAGCCAAGCCGTTGACATGGGCATCATCGAAGCTACTTTAGTAGGAGACAAAGAAATCATCACTACCGTTTGCCAAAAAGAAAACATCGACAGCCATAAATTCCAGATTGTAAATCAACCCGAAGAAATAGAAGCCGCCCGGTGGGCAGTGAGAATTATCAATGAAGGACATGGCGACATGCTCATGAAAGGGCTGGTAAGTACCGACAAATACATGCGTGCTATTCTGGATAAAGAAAACGGGCTGATGACTCCCGGTGCCATTTTGAGCCACGTTACGGTAATGGAAAATCCATCATACCATAAATTACTGATCATTGGCGATGTAGCCATTATTCCGCTTCCGGAATTAAAAGAAAAAATAGCCATCACGCAGTACCTTATCCAAACAGCGCATGCTTTGGGCATACAACAACCTAAAGTAGCCGTATTGGCAGCTACGGAACAAGTGATGCCTAAAATGCCAGCCTGTGTAGATGCCGCACTAATTTCAAAAATGGCTGACCGCGGCCAAATTAAAGGAGCACTGGTTGAAGGCCCGCTGGCTTTGGATGTTGCCATTGACAAAGAAAGCGCCGAGATCAAAAAAATCAACAGTCCGGTAGCAGGCGATGCGGATTGTTTGGTTTTTCCCAATATTGAATCGGGTAACGTTTTTTACAAAGCCAACACCAAACTAGCCCACGGAGAACAGGGGGCTATTGTAGTGGGAGCGCGTGTTCCTGCTGTACTTTCATCGCGTGGCGACAGCATTAAAACCAAACTTTATTCTATTGCATTGGCCGCCATTACCGCTAAATAA
- the radA gene encoding DNA repair protein RadA, whose product MAKTKTVFYCQNCGYQASKWLGKCPACGEWNTFVEEVISKADDKKKGVKKGDKKAKPVPIGEITSEKEDRINTQSTELNRVLGGGLVSGSVVLVGGEPGIGKSTLLLQTALKMKGHRILYVSGEESLQQIKMRADRIGIQNESCFLLNETFTTDIFKQIESLEPDILIIDSIQTLYSDTLESSPGSISQIRETAGELMRFAKTTQVPVFLIGHITKEGNLAGPKVLEHMVDTVLQFEGDRHYGFRILRSMKNRFGSTSELGIFEMHAGGLREVQNPSDVLLSQRDEATSGIAIAAMIEGQRPLLIETQALVTQAAYGTPQRSATGFDLRRMNMLLAVLEKRSGFKLGTKDVFLNIAGGIRVDDPAIDLAVVAAILSSTEDLAIDSQVCFAAEVGLSGEIRAVTRVENRITEAEKLGFDKIILSKYSLKGLDKKQHQIEIVGIGNIEDLLQELFG is encoded by the coding sequence ATGGCAAAAACAAAAACTGTTTTTTACTGTCAGAACTGTGGTTATCAGGCATCAAAATGGCTGGGAAAATGCCCTGCCTGCGGCGAATGGAACACTTTTGTAGAAGAAGTAATCAGCAAAGCTGACGATAAAAAAAAAGGAGTTAAAAAAGGGGACAAAAAAGCCAAGCCGGTACCCATAGGTGAAATTACCTCCGAAAAAGAAGACCGGATAAACACCCAAAGTACCGAGTTAAACCGTGTACTGGGAGGCGGACTGGTCAGCGGCTCGGTTGTACTGGTAGGTGGCGAACCCGGTATTGGAAAATCCACACTCCTGCTACAAACAGCTCTGAAGATGAAAGGCCACCGGATTTTATATGTTTCGGGCGAAGAGAGCCTGCAACAAATTAAAATGCGCGCTGACCGTATCGGAATACAAAACGAATCGTGTTTTTTGTTGAACGAAACATTTACCACCGACATCTTTAAACAAATTGAATCCTTAGAGCCCGACATTTTAATCATCGATTCTATCCAAACACTTTATAGCGACACCCTGGAATCTTCGCCGGGAAGTATTTCACAAATCAGAGAAACCGCCGGAGAGCTCATGCGTTTTGCCAAAACCACACAAGTTCCTGTTTTTCTTATCGGACATATTACCAAAGAAGGAAACTTAGCCGGTCCGAAAGTATTGGAACACATGGTAGACACCGTTTTACAATTCGAAGGAGACCGGCATTATGGATTTCGGATTTTACGTTCGATGAAAAACCGTTTCGGCTCGACTTCAGAACTGGGAATTTTTGAGATGCATGCCGGCGGATTACGAGAAGTTCAGAATCCCAGCGATGTTCTCCTCTCGCAACGCGATGAAGCCACCAGCGGCATTGCCATTGCCGCCATGATAGAAGGCCAGCGTCCGCTGCTTATTGAAACACAGGCTCTGGTAACCCAAGCGGCTTACGGAACCCCTCAGCGTTCGGCTACCGGTTTTGACTTGCGCCGTATGAACATGCTGCTGGCTGTCTTGGAAAAACGCAGCGGTTTCAAACTCGGCACGAAAGATGTTTTTCTGAATATTGCCGGAGGTATCCGCGTAGATGACCCGGCCATCGATCTGGCCGTGGTGGCTGCCATTCTTTCTTCAACCGAAGACCTGGCTATCGACAGTCAGGTTTGCTTTGCCGCTGAAGTGGGACTTTCCGGAGAAATCAGAGCAGTAACCCGCGTGGAAAACCGCATTACAGAAGCCGAAAAACTAGGGTTTGATAAAATCATTTTATCGAAATACAGTTTGAAAGGATTGGACAAAAAACAACATCAAATTGAAATTGTCGGTATCGGCAACATAGAAGACCTGTTACAAGAACTTTTCGGATAA
- the ruvA gene encoding Holliday junction branch migration protein RuvA, translating into MYEYFSGRVVEKSPTHVVIDNQGIGYRINISLYTFDQIKDRESVKLFVHYVVREDAQILYGFADEQERELFRALISVSGVGANTARLVLSSLSADEAYNAIASGDAAVLQSVKGIGAKTAQRIVVDLKDKLVKQGFLPDKVSVSNNTIKNEALSGLVILGFNKVMASKVLDKLLKKSTFNSVEALIKEALKNM; encoded by the coding sequence ATGTACGAATATTTTAGTGGACGAGTGGTTGAAAAATCTCCTACTCATGTTGTTATTGATAATCAGGGTATTGGATACCGGATTAACATCTCACTTTATACTTTTGATCAAATTAAAGACCGTGAATCGGTAAAACTGTTTGTACATTACGTAGTGCGCGAAGATGCGCAAATTTTATATGGTTTTGCGGATGAACAAGAGCGTGAACTGTTTCGTGCCTTGATTTCGGTTTCTGGAGTGGGGGCGAATACAGCCCGGTTGGTACTCTCATCGTTGAGTGCTGATGAGGCTTATAATGCCATTGCTTCGGGCGATGCTGCCGTGTTGCAAAGTGTGAAAGGTATTGGTGCCAAAACCGCACAGCGCATTGTGGTAGACCTGAAAGATAAACTCGTAAAACAGGGATTTTTGCCGGATAAAGTCAGTGTTTCCAACAATACAATCAAGAATGAAGCGTTATCAGGGTTAGTAATTCTTGGGTTTAACAAAGTCATGGCATCCAAGGTGCTGGATAAACTGTTAAAAAAATCAACTTTCAACAGTGTGGAAGCACTCATCAAAGAAGCATTAAAAAATATGTAA